Genomic DNA from Lactuca sativa cultivar Salinas chromosome 8, Lsat_Salinas_v11, whole genome shotgun sequence:
ctctgataataattgtattgaaaacctttttgtaataactttatgaaaccgggttgtttttgaaaagtttaaaattggttgaatttttagGGTCGTTACAGCACATCTTGAAGCCatcagaatatttcttgcttatgttgcttacaaaggcttcaaagtttaccaaatggatgttaaaagtgcttttcttaatggtgaacttgacactgaagtatatcttcaacaacctcccatTTTGTAAATCTCTCATTTCCGAACTACTGTTACAAACTCCGGAAGGCAGTCTATGGCCTCAAGTAAGCTCTTCGTGCATGGTACGAGACTCTCAATGACTTCCTCAAGCGCACCAGTTTCCAAAGAGATATTCTAGATCCTACCTTGTTCCGAAGTTCGAATGGAAAGCACCTCATGATGGTTCAAATTTATGTGGACaacatcatttttggatctacaGATTCATCAATGGTTGCTGACTTTGCTAAACTTATGATCTatcgattccaaatgagcatgaatcgggAGTTAAGCTTCTTTCTTGGTCTCCAAGTCAAACAGACTAACAGAGGATttttcattcaccaagagaagtacattCCAGAACTCCTCAAAAAGTACTCAATGGACACCTATGCCTCAACCAAAGTACTAATGGACTTCGGACACAAGATCTTTGCCAACCCTTCAGGTGTAGCAGTTGATGAAAAAAAGTacagaggaatgattggatctctgcTCTATCTCACAACAAATCGTCTGGACATCATGTTTGAAACATATttgtgtgccagatttcaagtcaaccCTAAGATGTCTCATCTCTTGGCTATGAAACAAATTTTCCGATATCTCAAAGTTACAAAGGGTCTCGGAATCTGGTACCCGGCAAGTGAGAGCTTCCTACTTCAAGCGTATTCAGACtcaaactatggtggtcttcaattggatagaaaaagCACATTAGGTGGATGTCAATTCTTAGGTGGTGGTTTGGTTAGTTGGTCATTCAAGAAACAGAACTGCATTGCACTCTCTACatccgaagctgaatacattacTGCTGCCAGCTGTACCTCTCAATTTCTATGGATAAAGTCTCAACTTTTGGATTATGGTTACCTCTTTTAACACATTCAtatctattgtgattctcaaagtgatATTGCGATTTCACACAATCTAATTCAACACTCCATGACTAAGCACATTGACCTAAAgtaccatttcataaaagatcatgttttaaatggtaacattgaactaatttttgttccatctaacgatgagattgctgatgtctttactaaggcattagacgaaaccaaattcaatggttttctgaacaagaTGGGCATGATGATGCTAGATCCTGAGTTCTTTCAAG
This window encodes:
- the LOC122195391 gene encoding secreted RxLR effector protein 161-like, with product MVQIYVDNIIFGSTDSSMVADFAKLMIYRFQMSMNRELSFFLGLQVKQTNRGFFIHQEKYIPELLKKYSMDTYASTKVLMDFGHKIFANPSGVAVDEKKYRGMIGSLLYLTTNRLDIMFETYLCARFQVNPKMSHLLAMKQIFRYLKVTKGLGIWYPASESFLLQAYSDSNYGGLQLDRKSTLGGCQFLGGGLVSWSFKKQNCIALSTSEAEYITAASCTSQFLWIKSQLLDYGYLF